The genomic segment GCGGCCCAATTCGGCGACTGTCCGCATCCAGGTCGAGATGTCCGCTTGCAGCCCGCCGTAAGCGCGCGGCACCGTCAGGGCGTACACGCCAGCGCGCTTCAGCTTGTCGACCACGTGCTGCGGCGGACGTCCGAGACGGTCCGATTCTGCCTGAGCCGCCCGCAATTCCGGCACGAAGTCCCTCGCCCACGCGACAACGTCGAACGTCGCCTCTTGAACGGCCTGATCGGCAATCAGAGCACCCATCTCCTATCTCCGGTTTTAATAATAGACTTGTAATCTACTATGAAACGGGTACGGTGGTTTAGATGACGAGTCAATCGGCTCATCAAGTCGGCATACGCGCCGCTTTCAGCCGCTTCGCTATTCTATTTCTTGGGGACGCACGAGCCATCTAAAGTTCAAAATAGACTATACGCCTACTATTCTTTGGATCGTTCGGTCCGGAGGATATCTAAGAAAGGATGGGGGGATGGAGAGGCAAAGCGGAGCCGGAACGAATTCGGTCGGTAGTGACCATGCGTGGTTGGTTTTGCTCGGCGCGGGGCTCTGCATGTTCTGCGGGCAAGCCGCCACGATGCTCTTCACCTTCGGCGTGTTCGCGCCCGAAATCGCAACCGCGACCGGCTGGTTGCCGGTGACGATCGCAGCGGCCATCGGACCGGCGACGATTGCAGGCGCACTCCTCGCTCCAATCGCGGGCCGCGCCGCCGATGCATTCGGTGTGCGCCGCATGGTGCTGATCGGTGGCCCTGCCTATGCGGTCGGGTTTGTCATGCTCGGGCTTCTGCCACATGACCCTGTCCAGTTCATCGCCCTGCTGGCGCTGGTCAGCGCGCTCGGCTTCGCCGCGACACCCGTGCTGTACGCGCAGCTCGCAACGCTCTGGTTTGCACGACGGCGCGGCCTTGCGTTGAGCCTGATTTTCGCCTGCACGTCGTTAGGCGTCGCGTTCTGGCCTCCCCTCGCCGCCAAGCTGATCGACCTCTATGGCTGGCGCATAGCCTATATGACATTGGGAACGGCCGCAGGGTCTGTCATTCTTCTCAGCGCCTTGTTCCTGCTCCGCGATCCGCTCACAATGACGCCCTCGGTCGCGCCATCGGGCTCGCACGCCATTGCGCCAGGAATGAGCTTGCCCGAGGCCCTGCGCGGCGGCACCTTTTGGGTTCTCATGGCCGTGTTTGTGATCCTGACCGGCGTCATGGCCGGCATCATCGTGAATCTGCCCGTCATTCTACGACAACTAGGTGTCCCACCGCTCAGCGCCGCCTCAGTGATGGCGGTGGTCGGAGCGGCCATGTTCATCGGCCGCTTGTCTGCCGGCCTCATGCTCGACCGCTGGTTTTCGCCCTATGTTACCGCCGCCTTCACGCTGCTGCCGATCGCCGGCCTGGCGGCTCTGCTCGTCGATTTGTCTCCGACCACGCTTTACCTCGCTGCGGTGTTCCTCGGCCTGGGGCTCGGATCGGAAATGGACGCCGCAGCCTACATCGTTTCGCGGGCGTTCGGGGTTCGCTGGTTCGGCGCGATCTACGGTGTGATCACACTGAGCTACGGTTTAAGCAGCGCCATCGGACCGGCGATGACGGGAGCGGCCCTGTCGAGCGGGATTTCTCCCCACACGGTGTTCGCCATCGGCTTGGC from the Beijerinckia sp. 28-YEA-48 genome contains:
- a CDS encoding MFS transporter, whose protein sequence is MERQSGAGTNSVGSDHAWLVLLGAGLCMFCGQAATMLFTFGVFAPEIATATGWLPVTIAAAIGPATIAGALLAPIAGRAADAFGVRRMVLIGGPAYAVGFVMLGLLPHDPVQFIALLALVSALGFAATPVLYAQLATLWFARRRGLALSLIFACTSLGVAFWPPLAAKLIDLYGWRIAYMTLGTAAGSVILLSALFLLRDPLTMTPSVAPSGSHAIAPGMSLPEALRGGTFWVLMAVFVILTGVMAGIIVNLPVILRQLGVPPLSAASVMAVVGAAMFIGRLSAGLMLDRWFSPYVTAAFTLLPIAGLAALLVDLSPTTLYLAAVFLGLGLGSEMDAAAYIVSRAFGVRWFGAIYGVITLSYGLSSAIGPAMTGAALSSGISPHTVFAIGLAMLVPALLLLLSLRRRHLPFSVDVLVETDRLAEVR